One genomic region from Vanacampus margaritifer isolate UIUO_Vmar chromosome 2, RoL_Vmar_1.0, whole genome shotgun sequence encodes:
- the rpl23 gene encoding large ribosomal subunit protein uL14, translated as MSKRGRGGSSGAKFRISLGLPVGAVINCADNTGAKNLYIISVKGIKGRLNRLPAAGVGDMVMATVKKGKPELRKKVHPAVVIRQRKSYRRKDGVFLYFEDNAGVIVNNKGEMKGSAITGPVAKECADLWPRIASNAGSIA; from the exons ATGTCGAAGAGAG gACGTGGGGGTTCATCTGGAGCCAAGTTTCGAATCTCTTTGGGTCTTCCAGTGGGAGCGGTTATTAACTGTGCCGACAACACTG GTGCCAAGAACCTTTATATCATCTCAGTGAAGGGCATCAAAGGGCGTCTTAACCGCCTCCCTGCTGCTGGAGTGGGTGACATGGTGATGGCAACAGTCAAGAAAGGAAAGCCTGAGCTCAGGAAGAAAG TGCATCCTGCAGTCGTGATCAGGCAGCGGAAGTCTTATCGGCGAAAAGATGGAGTCTTTCTCTACTTTGAGGACAATGCCGGCgtcattgtaaataataaaggaGAAATGAAAG GTTCTGCTATTACCGGCCCAGTAGCCAAGGAGTGTGCTGACCTTTGGCCCAGGATTGCATCAAATGCTGGCAGCATTGCCTGA